GGGCTTCACATCGCAGGTGACCGAACGGCGCCGGCGCTTTTTTCGGCACAAGGCCGACAATTTGAGCGAGCGTTCGGCAAATCGAAAGTTTCTCTTTTTGCGCGACACCACACGTGCCTTGAAGACACCGGCGCGGCCGATCATCGATCCCTTTTATGAGCGCCACCACATCCAGGCATGGCGCAATATCCAGGCAAACTTCCGGCGAAAATTGGCGGGTGAAAGAATATGACCGATCACAAACTTGAAATCATCCTATCTGCAAAAAATATGGCCACCGGGGCCTTTGACAGTATCGGGGCGCAGGTCACCAACTTGACCAGGACCTTTTCAGGATTGCAGGGCGCCATGGCAGCGGCGGCCGGCGTGGCGGGCTTCGGGCTTCTGGTCAAGGGCGCCATCGACTCGACGGCCGAGATCAAGCGCAACGCAGAGATGGCCGGCGTGAGTGCCGAAGCCTACCAGGAATTGACCTATGCGGCGAAGCAATACCAGGTGACGGCCGACGCCTTGACCGATGGCTTGAAAGAATTGAACTTGCGTGCCGATGAGTTCGCAGTGACCGGCGCCGGCAGTGCTGCCGAAGCCTTTCAACGCCTGGGCTACACACAAGAAGAGGTCAACGCCAAGCTATCCGATACACCAGGATTGCTTCTTGAGATCACCGACCGCATCCAGGGCCTTGGCCGGGCCGCTCAGATACGCATCGCCGATGAATTATTCGGCGGGCAGGGCGGCGAGCAGTTCGTGGCGATGCTTCGGGCCGGTTCGGGCGAAATCGAGCGACTACGCGACCGCGCGCGATCACTGGGATTAGTTTTAGACAGCCACCTGGTGGACCAGGCGGCCGAGGCCAAGGCAAAACTTGACACACTCGTGGATGTGCTTGGCGTGCAATTCAAAGGCGTGCTTGTGACCTTGGCGCCATCGATCACGAATGTGGCCGACCGCTTCACCACCTGGATCGAAGAAAATCAGAACTTGATCGATCAGAATTTGCCCCAGTACATCGAAAGCCTTGGCAGTGCCCTTGAAGGTGCAGCCGGCGTGGCGGCACGCCTGGCGGGCTATATTGCCAAGATTGCCTCTGTGGGGGCGCAGTTCGAAGAGTTTCACGGCATCATGGAGCGGGCCGGCGAGTATGCAAGGCGGGGCCTGTTTGACTTTTCACAGCTGGCCGGCCTGGATACCGACGCGGCACTTGCAAAGACCCGTGAGATTGTCGAAATGCTCGACCGCACCGTTCGCATCACGGAAAACGGCGAGATCCGCTATAAGATAGGCGTGCACACCGAGGGCTTCGAAAAGTTCAAGGCCGACTATGAGCAGTGGATTGCTTCACTTCATACGACAGACAAGACAAAGCCTGTGGCGCCTCTGCCCTTGGTGCCGGCATTGCCCACACCACCACCGGTCAACGTGAGTTCAAATACTGCCGATTGGGTATCTATCAATACGCCAGGCGATGAGGCCGACCAGGGCTACAGCGAGATTGAAGAGCTACTGAGCAAGCGCAACGAGCTTTTCCAGACTAAAAACGATGAGCTTACCGGCATGACAGAGCGTACCGCCTGGGCGATGCAGGAAAATTTTTCGAATCTATTCTATGACGCGATGACCGGCAAGCTTGATTCGTTCGAAGACTATGCCAGTTCAATATTCGACTCAATCGTTCGGGCTTGGTCGGATATGATTGGCCAGATGGCAGCCAAGGCCATCGCCAACAATATCATCGGCGGCATGTTTTCCACAAATAGTACAAGCGTATCACTTGGCACAAACAGCCAAACAGGTGCCCTGGCGAATTGGGGCGCCAAGGGCCTGGTCTATGATCGGCACGGCATCAAGTGGCATGCTTCGGGCGATATACTTTCAAGCCCGACAGTATTCCCACTCACAAACGGCCAGTGGATTGGCGCCGGTGAGGCCGGAACCGAGGCCATCATGCCCTTGCGTCGTGGCGCGGACGGCCGCCTGGGTGTGGAAGCAAATGGTAGTAAAAACAACACAGTAGTAAATGTGTATAACTCTTCGGGGGTGGAAGCACGGACAGAAGAGCGAGACGGGCCCGGAGGCCTGGAAATAGATGTGATCATCGATAGGGCCTTCGCGCAAAAAATCGCACAGAGGGGCAGCGTCACCGAAAAAACGCTTAGAATGCAGACCAACTATCGCAAGCCCTTGACATTACGATAAAAAAACAAAATCCCTGCCTTTTTAAAGTGTAAAATCCCGCTTTACACACTGAAATAATTTAAAAAAAATCAAAAAATGACCTTGTTCGAGGCCAAAAATTGAATTATATGGAATCCAGCTTAATGCAGTAAAGACCCAAAAGACAGGGTTTAACAAGATTAACAACCCACACATGGAGCATCAAAATGAACCGAACATTTACCAACCGCGATCTTGCCTTCATTACCGGTAAAAGCATAGGCACCATTAGGGCCTTGCCATCGACCACACTGTGCTTGCCCAGTTATCCGCCAAGAGAGCCCGACTTCATTACTCGCTGGTCATTCGATGACCTGGTGGGGGTTTATCTCTTTTTCACAATTGTTCAAGGCGGCATTTCACGCGAATACGCAGGCGAGGCCATTAACGGCACGGATGTCATCAAAGCGTTTCAAATAGATAGCCCCCCTGATTTTGTAATATTTATTGAAAAAGATGGCGGCGAGTGGGCGCCAAGGGTAACTGCCGAAGGCATGGCCCTGCTTTCCAAATTTCAATATGCTCAAGCCAGGGTGTTCAATTTAAAGTACTACAAACAGGCATTCGAAGAGCGTATCGCCAAACTATAATTAGAGGTGCAACAATGAATATCCGACCAGAAAACCCTATAGATCACGCTTTAGCCGAAGCATTACTGATTTTTATCCAGTCAACCGGTCCGACTGAATATCATCGATTAGCAGAAGTTCTATGTTGCAAATCATCGACAGCTAAAAGGATGACGGTCGATGAGTTGAAAAGGGCACTCAATATCCTTGCGGCAAATGGCTTGATAAATCTCAAGCCACTAAGCAACGCGGGTATATTGATCGACGTTCAGCGGGGGGTGGCTTGATCGGTGAATTTTTTGCAACGTTCTTTAGCCACAAAGAGGAATGCCTCTATTTTCACCTGTGGCGAAGCCGTAGCAAAATATCCACATGGTTCACCGATCCGGCCGATGCAGCCGCATCGGTCAAGGCCGATGATACCAACGTATATTTCGGAATGGGGCTATCAAGAAAAGACCTTGGACCCCACAAGAGATTGACCGCTGACACCACAGCTGGGATAGTCGGCCTGGGCATCGATCTTGATATCGCCGGGCCGGGCCATCAGAAGAAAAACCTGCCACCTGATATCAATGCTGCCCGAAAGATTATCGATGGGTTTCCTCTACGGCCTACCATGATCATTCATTCAGGACATGGCCTGCAAGCCTTCTGGATTTTTAAAGAGCCATGGATTTTTGAGTCTGAAAATGAACGTGAACAGGCCCAAATCTTAGCGCGTCGGTTCAACGGCACCTTTCAAAAAAAGTACAACCTGAAATATGAAATCGACAGCACCTTCGACCTAAGTCGGGTTTATCGTGTGGCCGGCACGATCAACAGCAAGCCCGGATGCCCGGATGTAAGGGCAGAAATTGTCGAGGTCAACGACTACTATTATAATATAGATAGCTTCGAAGCATTTCTGCTTCCCATCGATCAGATCGAAAATAGGCCGTCCGGCAAAGCCGATTGCAAGCCTGTCACAATCGATCCGAATCAAGTGGTCGATCCCGGTTTGACCGAACTGCTTTCACAGGCTTCTGACAAATTCCAGGCGACTTGGAATCATCAACGTCCTGACCTACCATCGCCGAGCGAGTATGATCTTGCGCTTGCATCACAGGCGATTAATTGCGGCATCGACGAAGAGAATATTGGCCCGTTAATTCTTGCATTCAGGCGAAAGCATCATTTAGAGCCTCAAAAGGCGCTTCGTGTGGATTATATCCAGCGCACCATTGCCAGGGCAAAGCAGAGCATTGCCAACGGCCAGACATTAAAGAGCTATCCCCTGACCGATACCGGGTTAGCTGAACGCTTCGCAGAACAGTACCGCGATCAAGTGAGATACTGTCACACTATGGGCAAGTGGTTCATATGGAACGGCCGGCAATGGGCACCTGACAATGGTGGAAAAATAAAAAGCCTTGCAAAAAATGTTGTCAGAAAAATCTATGGTGAAGCACAATCGGAAAACGATCCTGACCAAAGAAAGAAAATCGTGCAATTTGCTGTGAAAAGTGAATCCAAAAGAGCACGAAATGACATGATCGATCTGGCGCAGAGTGAAGACGGGGTGCCGGTTCGGGCAGAAGAGCTTGACGCTAACCCGTGGCTGCTCAATTTGAAAAACGGTACGCTCAATTTAAAGACCGATGTGCTTCAATTACACAATCCGGGTGACATGATCACAAAAATGGCGCCCGTGGCCTATGATCCGAGCGCCACAGCGCCGACCTGGATCAAGTATCTATCCGATGTGTTGGCGCCAGAAGATGCAGCTTTTGTTCAACGGGCGGCCGGATACAGCCTGACCGGGGACACTTCCGAGCAGTGCCTTTTCTTTCTTTATGGCGATGGAAGCAACGGCAAGAGCGTCTTTGTCAACACATTGCGCAAAATTTTGGGCGATTTAGCTATCCAATCGGACTTTGGCGCATTTTTGGTCAAAAGAGGATCGAGCGTCCCAAATGACATTGCCAGATTGGCGGGCGCCCGAATGGTAATTGCCAACGAACTGGCAGAGGGTGAGCAGTTGAACGAGGTGTTCGTAAAAACCGTCACCGGAAATGACACAATTGCAGCCAGGTTTCTGCATCAAGAATTTTTTGAATTCGAACCGCTTTGTAAAATCCTGCTTGTCGGCAACCACCTGCCGAGAATCACCGGCACTGACCATGCAATCTGGCGACGCATCAAATTGGTCAATTTTCCGAACCGCATTGCCGACCACATGCAGGACAAGCGCCTTGAACAGAAGCTAAGCCGCGAATTGCCCGGCATATTGAATTGGGCGCTTGAGGGCTTGCGGCAGTGGCGGAAAAGCGGCCTGCAACCGCCTCAGAGCGTTCAGGTTAACACAGATCAGTATCGGGCTATCAGCGATTCGGTTCAGCTGTTCATCAATGAGCAGTGCGCCCTTAGCCAAGGGGCCTGGGTCGTAAAGGCCGACTTGTATGCAGCCTATTCAAAGTGGTGTCAGGACAGCGAGATTGAATGCCTATCTGATAATTTGTTCAGCCGTAGGGTGAAAAATTGTGGTGTGTCCGATAGTCACTCGCGCGTCAATGGCACACCTAAACGAATTTGGACCGGAATAGAGCTTTCCGATGAAGATGGCAAAAATGCGTTAACAAAAACCAAATGCGTTAACAAATGCGTAACAGCGGAAGTTATTGAATTAAAATCAAAAATGACACAGTTCGACTGATTTGTTACGCGTTACGCTTTTTTCGGAGTTTAGTCCTAGGAAAAAACATATGTAAAGGTAGTTTCAAAATATGCGTAACCGTTAACAAATTGAGATAACATATTGAAAATTATAAAAATAAATGCGTAACACAATTAAAAAAATGCGTAACAATGCGTTAACAGCCTGATAACACACTGAAAATAAATATAAAAACATAAAAACGCGTGTTCTGTGGTAGGCACTGTGAAAGGC
This Desulfatitalea tepidiphila DNA region includes the following protein-coding sequences:
- a CDS encoding DNA primase family protein; translation: MIGEFFATFFSHKEECLYFHLWRSRSKISTWFTDPADAAASVKADDTNVYFGMGLSRKDLGPHKRLTADTTAGIVGLGIDLDIAGPGHQKKNLPPDINAARKIIDGFPLRPTMIIHSGHGLQAFWIFKEPWIFESENEREQAQILARRFNGTFQKKYNLKYEIDSTFDLSRVYRVAGTINSKPGCPDVRAEIVEVNDYYYNIDSFEAFLLPIDQIENRPSGKADCKPVTIDPNQVVDPGLTELLSQASDKFQATWNHQRPDLPSPSEYDLALASQAINCGIDEENIGPLILAFRRKHHLEPQKALRVDYIQRTIARAKQSIANGQTLKSYPLTDTGLAERFAEQYRDQVRYCHTMGKWFIWNGRQWAPDNGGKIKSLAKNVVRKIYGEAQSENDPDQRKKIVQFAVKSESKRARNDMIDLAQSEDGVPVRAEELDANPWLLNLKNGTLNLKTDVLQLHNPGDMITKMAPVAYDPSATAPTWIKYLSDVLAPEDAAFVQRAAGYSLTGDTSEQCLFFLYGDGSNGKSVFVNTLRKILGDLAIQSDFGAFLVKRGSSVPNDIARLAGARMVIANELAEGEQLNEVFVKTVTGNDTIAARFLHQEFFEFEPLCKILLVGNHLPRITGTDHAIWRRIKLVNFPNRIADHMQDKRLEQKLSRELPGILNWALEGLRQWRKSGLQPPQSVQVNTDQYRAISDSVQLFINEQCALSQGAWVVKADLYAAYSKWCQDSEIECLSDNLFSRRVKNCGVSDSHSRVNGTPKRIWTGIELSDEDGKNALTKTKCVNKCVTAEVIELKSKMTQFD